The following are encoded in a window of Brevibacillus ruminantium genomic DNA:
- a CDS encoding energy-coupling factor transporter ATPase → MQITFEQVSHMYAVGTPFERLALQDVSLTIPSGSFVGIIGHTGSGKSTLIQHVNGLLQPTQGTIRLGDDTVTPTNKLPAESRRHIGLVFQYPEHQLFEETVAKDVAFGPLNFDMPADQVETVVREALQVVGLDYEKIRDRSPFLLSGGQMRRVAIAGVLAMQPQVLILDEPTAGLDPAGKKAILEAVYRIHREQKLTTLLVTHSMEEAARYADLLVVMAKGKVALVGKPDEVFAEAAFLQGLGLDVPDTVAFVSQLNQRLPQEQRLPASIYREEDLIGHLLARLSAVKER, encoded by the coding sequence ATGCAGATTACTTTTGAACAGGTAAGTCATATGTACGCGGTGGGAACACCGTTTGAACGCCTCGCTCTGCAGGATGTGTCACTGACGATTCCGTCGGGTTCGTTTGTAGGAATCATCGGACATACCGGTTCCGGAAAGTCGACCTTGATTCAGCATGTAAACGGCTTGCTTCAGCCCACCCAAGGGACGATACGCTTGGGGGATGACACTGTAACTCCGACAAACAAGCTGCCGGCTGAGAGCAGGCGTCATATCGGACTTGTTTTTCAATACCCGGAGCATCAGCTGTTTGAAGAGACCGTTGCCAAAGACGTCGCCTTTGGTCCCCTCAACTTTGACATGCCTGCGGATCAGGTAGAAACGGTTGTGCGTGAAGCATTGCAGGTAGTGGGTCTGGACTACGAAAAGATCAGGGACCGCTCTCCTTTTCTTTTGAGCGGCGGTCAGATGAGGCGTGTAGCCATCGCCGGCGTTTTGGCGATGCAGCCCCAAGTATTGATCTTGGACGAGCCGACAGCCGGGCTTGATCCGGCAGGGAAAAAGGCCATCCTGGAGGCTGTTTACCGAATTCACCGGGAGCAGAAACTTACCACCTTGCTGGTTACACACAGTATGGAGGAAGCCGCTCGTTATGCCGACCTGCTCGTGGTCATGGCCAAGGGCAAGGTTGCCCTCGTAGGCAAACCGGACGAGGTATTTGCGGAGGCTGCGTTTCTTCAAGGGCTCGGCCTGGATGTGCCAGACACGGTTGCTTTTGTTTCCCAATTGAATCAACGCTTGCCGCAAGAGCAGCGTCTGCCCGCCTCCATCTATCGGGAGGAAGATTTGATTGGGCATCTGCTGGCACGGTTGTCTGCCGTAAAGGAGCGATAA
- a CDS encoding energy-coupling factor transporter transmembrane component T family protein, with product MLQNIAIGQYVPGTSFLHRADPRSKMLFIILFAFLVFMANNVITYAILISFTLVIILVSRLSLSYILKSLRPIWILVLFTVILHLLITKGGEVYFKWGWFSIEEQGVRQAIFISLRISLLVLVSSLLTLTTSPIDLTEGLERLLGPTGRIGVPVHEIALMMSIALRFIPTLMEETDKIMKAQMARGANFTSGNLLRRIQHLIPIVIPLFIGAFRRAEDLALAMEARGYRGGVGRTRLNKLTLSWRDSTIAVASLALAFVIGWWRT from the coding sequence ATGCTGCAAAACATTGCAATTGGACAGTATGTGCCTGGAACATCGTTCCTTCACCGGGCCGATCCGCGCAGCAAGATGCTGTTTATCATTCTGTTTGCTTTCCTGGTTTTTATGGCCAACAACGTGATCACCTATGCGATTCTGATTTCGTTTACGCTGGTGATCATCCTGGTTTCCCGCCTGTCGCTTTCCTATATTTTGAAAAGTCTGCGCCCTATCTGGATTTTGGTCTTATTTACGGTTATCCTCCACTTGTTGATTACCAAAGGCGGCGAGGTGTACTTCAAATGGGGCTGGTTTTCCATTGAGGAACAGGGGGTCAGACAGGCGATCTTTATCTCCTTGCGTATCAGCTTATTGGTGCTGGTCAGTTCGCTTTTGACACTGACGACCTCTCCAATCGATCTGACGGAAGGATTGGAGCGTTTGCTTGGTCCGACCGGGCGCATCGGTGTGCCCGTCCACGAGATTGCCCTAATGATGTCGATTGCACTTCGGTTTATTCCCACGTTGATGGAAGAGACAGACAAAATCATGAAGGCACAGATGGCTCGCGGAGCAAACTTTACGAGCGGCAATCTGCTTCGCCGCATACAGCATTTGATCCCGATCGTGATCCCGCTGTTTATTGGTGCGTTCCGGCGCGCGGAAGATTTGGCGCTGGCAATGGAGGCACGCGGATACCGCGGCGGAGTTGGAAGGACGCGGCTGAACAAGCTTACGCTGAGCTGGCGGGACAGTACGATTGCGGTAGCTTCCCTGGCATTGGCGTTCGTGATCGGGTGGTGGCGTACGTGA
- the truA gene encoding tRNA pseudouridine(38-40) synthase TruA → MRRLKCLVAYDGTDYSGFQVQPDQVTIQGEIEAALQRVTGESIQIAGSGRTDAGVHARGQVFHFDTSSSIPVDKWRFVLNNQLPDAIVIRSMEEASPSFHARFDVKVKEYRYCIDNNPVADVFRHRYADHIRYPLDVEAMQQAARHLIGTHDFTSFCSAKTFVEDKVRTVYDLRVERDGQEVWVICRGNGFLYNMVRIIAGTLVEVGQGKRHPDDLQRILLARDRELAGKTAPAKGLTMWEVVYTENG, encoded by the coding sequence GTGAGGCGCTTGAAATGTCTGGTCGCCTATGACGGAACGGATTACAGCGGGTTTCAGGTGCAGCCCGATCAGGTAACCATTCAGGGGGAGATCGAGGCGGCTTTGCAGCGCGTTACAGGCGAGAGCATTCAGATAGCGGGATCAGGCCGCACAGATGCCGGGGTGCATGCCCGCGGTCAGGTCTTCCACTTTGACACCAGCAGCAGCATTCCGGTTGATAAATGGCGATTTGTCCTGAACAATCAGCTTCCTGACGCGATCGTGATTCGCTCCATGGAAGAGGCTTCGCCATCGTTTCATGCCCGGTTTGATGTAAAGGTGAAAGAGTATCGATACTGTATTGACAACAATCCCGTCGCTGATGTGTTTCGCCATCGCTATGCGGATCATATCCGCTATCCGCTCGATGTGGAAGCGATGCAGCAGGCTGCCCGACATCTGATCGGCACCCATGACTTTACCTCTTTTTGTTCGGCCAAGACCTTTGTGGAAGACAAGGTAAGAACGGTATATGATCTCCGGGTGGAACGAGATGGGCAAGAGGTCTGGGTGATTTGCCGCGGAAACGGTTTTCTTTACAACATGGTTCGGATTATTGCAGGAACACTGGTCGAGGTGGGGCAGGGAAAACGTCACCCTGACGATTTGCAGCGCATTTTGCTGGCCCGGGATCGGGAGCTTGCGGGAAAAACGGCGCCAGCCAAGGGGTTGACCATGTGGGAGGTTGTGTACACAGAAAACGGGTGA
- the rplM gene encoding 50S ribosomal protein L13 — protein MRTTYMAKPLEVERKWYIVDAEGQTLGRLASEVASILRGKLKPEFTPHVDTGDFVVVINADKIKLTGNKLQDKKYYSHSLYPGGLKVTSAGDMLKNKPARMFELAVKGMLPKNSLGRQMFTKLKVYAGTDHPHAAQKPEAWQIRG, from the coding sequence ATGCGTACCACATATATGGCGAAACCGCTCGAAGTCGAGCGTAAATGGTACATCGTTGACGCAGAAGGGCAAACCCTTGGCCGTCTGGCTAGTGAAGTTGCTTCCATTCTGCGTGGCAAGCTGAAACCAGAATTCACGCCTCACGTTGATACTGGTGATTTTGTAGTTGTCATCAATGCTGACAAAATTAAGCTCACTGGTAACAAACTGCAAGACAAAAAATACTACTCCCACTCCCTGTATCCGGGTGGTTTGAAAGTAACCTCTGCAGGCGACATGTTGAAAAACAAGCCAGCTCGCATGTTTGAACTCGCTGTAAAAGGCATGCTGCCGAAAAACAGCCTGGGACGTCAAATGTTCACCAAGCTGAAAGTGTACGCTGGTACTGACCATCCGCACGCAGCTCAAAAACCAGAAGCATGGCAAATCCGCGGTTAA
- the rpsI gene encoding 30S ribosomal protein S9 encodes MAQVQYYGTGRRKHSVARVRLVPGEGRIVINKREMDTYFGLETLKLIVKQPLVLTETLGRYDVLVNVKGGGTTGQAGAIRHGVSRALLKADPELRGALKRAGFLTRDPRMKERKKYGLKAARRAPQFSKR; translated from the coding sequence GTGGCACAAGTACAATACTACGGCACAGGTCGTCGTAAACACTCCGTAGCACGCGTTCGCCTGGTTCCAGGTGAAGGTCGCATTGTGATCAACAAGCGTGAAATGGACACATATTTTGGTCTTGAAACACTGAAACTGATCGTGAAACAACCACTCGTACTGACTGAAACACTGGGTCGCTACGATGTACTGGTTAACGTAAAAGGTGGCGGTACCACTGGTCAAGCTGGTGCGATCCGTCACGGTGTATCCCGCGCTCTCTTGAAGGCAGATCCGGAACTGCGCGGCGCTCTGAAACGCGCTGGCTTCCTGACTCGTGACCCTCGTATGAAAGAACGTAAGAAATACGGTCTTAAAGCAGCTCGTCGCGCACCTCAGTTCTCGAAACGTTAA